A DNA window from Plodia interpunctella isolate USDA-ARS_2022_Savannah chromosome 12, ilPloInte3.2, whole genome shotgun sequence contains the following coding sequences:
- the LOC128674486 gene encoding cilia- and flagella-associated protein 61-like → MAGAGRFYHPPALSRIRFACKDDAPFIMAMINKPMAMTFRIDSISDVNALLENGVLSICQLDINNTIIGFLGIKDYPLIPSIHPGAWEGYIWTKYKTIELNARNTLWIHLLCFNNQYGRDLVDNMLKSVFMHDPYVHYIGMVKTLISYPLLVPGQSRVEGAFRRVTAMERGVPGDQLPTLCIADRVDVSPRLRVRRAVEADNDDIVPIINYQSTRLKEMYGEFYVSELISRHPEYERVLLVCEHKELAVGVMCINTQINFEALEENFELSPFAGLRHHTTVPFQRPSADYESNISTGLLPSISLSMTTTPSELFSINKYDSAMKMKDAKSRVTWTAEDEGFAEGIEAVAQAQAAQAGRQPVSYAASQLEILNLLEDEEEELEFDIINIDTDLLRVPEVLSYRNMEGVADSITNKIAMTAKKKSVDEEKPKNNKTKKNSQAPTFSPTANKTPEPNRYVGAPNAFLLELFAMHPDYDERYGFDILEAAYELFPTRDYCILCLPSNHPSFPLLDHFTLVTPYGNRMRFINETLYVAHVNSVRGTVAVRPGEGHDVEKIVSDILEHAPRPQSLGDLFESTLTSKSLLSFVLLSEKQPIGVIVIGPLTDGAGIRMQYDLDAEPRRAGTDATVVAGVMSPALEPHGRWYMREILRHSQFTTLFWLCRLFAKGDVGPSRNLMSLATHMTPVHPRRTVPNITGNKDLDKLSHDLAVPFALWVLERPLTSMPRVFVNNSIVVVGASRTGLAFLETLIMGATSGYLTFSNVTLVTEHGLPAVAECLKAADTCVPRVGRYTDRYLKSVPFYFYVDVMSAVMINIDRQKKCIRLKGGGVKFYDDLVLTCGQQYQHPEYLCDSLELVKEIEKGKPCERMLMDNPKYQPERVPPPPDIPDNLFLVNSLFEANFNLRKLLKMISEAKDSSRCLSENNQVIVYGDCVEAYSCLAALLELGISASMITFVEPFPPEDSTLMRVNCFNDEMVDSRVQASIKRLGITEFRRCSLVGWCLRNNHVVSIDLMAPLHAIFLPCFALFYYGLKAIDLYAFKAINESGLVYDGGIVVGPQFETNDPHIYAAGTCVRYSRRLYAKRINHKYYSSEDVGEALAKQFLRKVDPFIMCDEPDPKDMLPNASSTVLGFRTSQTGISPSATQFSIGLQRKWQPVMKFESPLMVSATLPGPNYYVKLRKPGPEIPMEVQLTLPHRGHTLVTDKRCNYFRLQVNVLHCVDAVTCLGKKYFSTEILSQLYGKHEALFNQLLARYQMGLIEDFFDFFTQSWMSTIYQETFDRLMMDIAEQDVSKAGELLLSGENPGEKPEDIVGPDVPSGTFIDVLYSLQEKKDLGTFRSVIDNFIAATSRAQIVTVAADIPSECGQSAAVRNAARSFWRTVGGDRIVVAHVAKFLNRNSVTNPQYAAPNPQFY, encoded by the exons ATGGCCGGGGCAGGTCGTTTCTACCACCCGCCGGCTCTCAGCCGCATCCGATTCGCGTGCAAAGATGACGCGCCCTTCATTATGGCCATGATCAACAAGCCCATGGCAATGACCTTCAGGATTGATTCCATTTCTGATGTCAATGCCCTGTT agaAAACGGTGTGCTCTCTATCTGCCAGTTGGATATCAACAACACTATAATAGGGTTTCTAGGCATTAAAGACTATCCATTAATTCCGTCAATCCATCCGGGTGCTTGGGAAGGATACATATGGACTAAATACAA AACTATCGAATTGAACGCTAGGAATACCCTATGGATCCACTTGCTCTGTTTCAACAATCAGTACGGCCGCGACCTAGTGGACAACATGCTCAAGTCTGTCTTCATGCATGACCCCTATGTCCATTACATTGGGATGGTCAAGACTCTGATTTCATATCCGC TGCTAGTACCTGGTCAGTCGCGCGTGGAAGGTGCATTCAGACGTGTGACAGCCATGGAGCGAGGCGTGCCAGGAGACCAGCTGCCGACGCTATGCATCGCTGACAGGGTGGACGTCAGCCCTCGCTTGCGTGTCAGGCGAGCTGT AGAAGCAGACAATGACGATATAGTGCCAATAATCAACTACCAATCAACCCGTCTCAAGGAAATGTATGGAGAATTCTACGTCAGTGAGCTCATCTCCAGGCACCCAGAGTATGAGAGGGTGTTGCTGGTCTGCGAG CATAAAGAATTAGCCGTGGGCGTGATGTGTATAAACACACAGATCAACTTCGAAGCCCTGGAGGAGAATTTTGAGCTATCTCCGTTCGCGGGCCTGCGACACCACACAACGGTCCCGTTCCAGCGACCCAGCGCAGACTACGAATCTAATATCAG cacTGGCTTATTACCAAG TATATCACTAAGCATGACGACAACACCTTCAGAACTCTTCAGCATCAACAAATACGACTCTGCTATGAAAATGAAGGATGCAAAGTCCAGA GTGACATGGACAGCGGAAGACGAGGGCTTTGCGGAGGGTATCGAAGCCGTTGCGCAGGCGCAAGCGGCGCAGGCAGGCCGCCAGCCGGTCTCGTACGCGGCCAGCCAACTGGAGATCCTGAATCTGCTCGAGGATGAGGAAGAGGAACTGGAGTTTGATATCATAAACATTGACACCGATCTTCTCAGGGTGCCTGAAGTCCTCAGCTACAGGAACATGGAAGG AGTAGCTGACagcattacaaataaaatagccATGACAGCCAAAAAGAAATCAGTCGATGAGGAGAAgccgaaaaataataaaactaagaaGAATT CTCAAGCGCCAACGTTCTCCCCAACGGCGAACAAAACACCTGAACCTAACCGCTACGTCGGCGCACCCAACGCTTTCCTTCTGGAGCTGTTTGCTATGCACCCTGATTATGATGAGAG aTATGGGTTCGACATATTAGAAGCAGCCTATGAACTGTTTCCTACTAGAGACTACTGTATATTGTGCCTGCCATCCAATCATCCTTCGTTTCCTCTGCTTGATCACTTTACG TTGGTGACACCATACGGAAACAGGATGAGATTTATTAACGAGACTCTCTACGTAGCTCACGTCAACTCGGTTAGAGG CACCGTAGCCGTTCGACCTGGTGAAGGTCACGACGTGGAAAAGATTGTGAGCGACATCCTTGAGCACGCTCCTCGTCCGCAGTCGCTCGGAGACCTGTTCGAATCCACTCTCACGTCTAAGAGTCTTCTCTCGTTTGTATTGCTCAGTGAGAAGCAGCCTATCGGGGTCATAGTTATTGG GCCACTGACGGACGGTGCTGGTATCCGCATGCAGTACGATTTGGATGCCGAGCCACGGCGGGCTGGGACTGACGCAACA GTGGTGGCTGGCGTGATGTCTCCAGCATTGGAGCCCCACGGTCGCTGGTACATGCGGGAGATCTTGCGGCACTCGCAGTTCACCACGCTTTTCTGGCTTTGCCGCCTCTTCGCCAAAGGAGATGTG GGTCCAAGTCGCAACCTGATGTCGCTAGCCACGCACATGACGCCAGTGCACCCGCGGCGCACCGTGCCCAACATCACTGGGAATAAGGACTTGGACAAGCTGTCTCATGACTT GGCGGTCCCCTTCGCGTTGTGGGTATTGGAGCGTCCTCTGACGTCAATGCCCCGTGTGTTCGTCAACAACAGCATCGTTGTGGTCGGCGCCAGTCGCACTGGGCTCGCCTTTCTGGAAACTCTCATTATGGG CGCCACGTCGGGCTACCTGACGTTCTCCAACGTGACGCTGGTGACGGAACACGGGCTGCCGGCCGTGGCGGAGTGCCTCAAGGCGGCGGACACGTGCGTGCCTCGCGTGGGCCGCTACACCGACCGCTACCTCAAGAGCGTGCCCTTCTACTTTTACGTCGACGTCATGTCCGCTGTCATGATTAATATTGACAG gcaaaaaaaatgcattcGTTTGAAAGGTGGAGGAGTCAAGTTCTATGATGACTTGGTTTTAACTTGCGGCCAACAATACCAGCATCCGGAATATTTGTGCGACTCCCTTGAACTCGTCAAAGAAATAGA gaaAGGCAAGCCATGCGAACGTATGCTGATGGACAACCCGAAGTACCAGCCGGAGCGGGTGCCCCCTCCCCCGGACATACCCGACAACCTGTTCCTGGTCAACTCGCTGTTCGAGGCTAACTTCAACCTGAGGAAGCTGCTCAAGATGATCTCCGAAGCGA AGGACTCCTCTCGTTGCCTGAGCGAAAACAACCAGGTCATCGTATATGGAGACTGCGTGGAAGCCTACTCCTGCTTGGCAGCCTTGCTGGAACTGGGTATATCGGCCTCCATGATCACCTTCGTCGAGCCCTTCCCGCCCGAAGATAGCACACTCATGAGGGTCAACTGCTTCAACGACGAAATG GTGGACTCGCGAGTCCAGGCGAGCATCAAGAGGCTCGGCATCACAGAGTTCCGACGCTGTTCGCTAGTGGGCTGGTGTCTGCGGAACAATCACGTCGTGTCCATCGACCTAATGGCCCCGCTCCACGCCATCTTTTTACCTTGCTTCGCGCTGTTTTATTACGGGTTGAAGGCTATTGATTTGTATGCTTTCAAAG CAATAAACGAAAGCGGACTTGTGTACGACGGAGGCATCGTGGTGGGCCCGCAGTTCGAGACGAACGACCCTCACATCTACGCGGCAGGAACATGCGTGCGCTACTCTAGAAGATTGTACGCCAAGCGTATTAACCACAAGTACTACTCTTCTGAGGATGTCGGGGAAGCT TTGGCAAAACAATTTCTAAGGAAAGTGGACCCCTTCATCATGTGCGACGAACCAGATCCTAAAGATATGTTGcctaatgccagctccactgTACTAGG ATTTAGAACATCTCAAACCGGTATATCTCCGTCCGCTACACAATTTTCAATTGGACTCCAGAGGAA ATGGCAACCAGTCATGAAGTTCGAATCACCGTTAATGGTGTCGGCGACACTGCCCGGTCCCAATTACTACGTGAAGCTGAGAAAACCTGGTCCAGAGATTCCAATGGAGGTCCAGCTGACGCTTCCACATCGG GGCCACACGCTAGTGACAGACAAACGCTGTAACTACTTCCGTCTGCAAGTGAACGTGCTTCACTGCGTGGACGCAGTCACCTGTCTCGGGAAGAAATACTTCTCCACGGAGATCCTCTCGCAGCTGTACGGCAAACACGAGGCGCTGTTCAATCAACTCTTGGCTAGATATCAG ATGGGGCTGATAGAGGACTTCTTCGACTTCTTCACGCAATCCTGGATGTCCACCATCTACCAGGAGACCTTTGACAGGCTCATGATGGACATCGCAGAGCAAGACGTTTCGAAG GCTGGTGAACTCCTGTTGTCAGGGGAAAATCCAGGAGAAAAACCAGAGGATATTGTCGGTCCTGACGTGCCTTCGGGCACATTCATTGACGTTTTATATTCACTCCAG gaaaaaaaGGACCTTGGCACCTTCCGTTCCgtgatagataattttattgccgCAACAAGTCGAGCGCAAATT GTGACAGTTGCAGCAGATATACCTTCG GAGTGCGGTCAGAGCGCAGCGGTGCGCAACGCGGCGCGGTCGTTCTGGCGCACGGTTGGCGGCGACCGAATCGTAGTTGCGCACGTCGCCAAATTCCTCAACAGAAACTCCGTCACCAACCCGCAGTACGCCGCTCCCAACCCTCAGTTCTATTAG